The Candidatus Pelagibacter sp. IMCC9063 genome has a window encoding:
- a CDS encoding fumarylacetoacetate hydrolase family protein — MNSLIVPEPKLTLIPIKDSSQQFPVRRIYCIGRNYADHAIEMGFDPNKEDPFFFQKNGDNIDTSGNFPYPPETLDVHYEIELVVALKSGGSNISLSESYKHVLGFGVGLDMTRRDLQGQAKKTGRPWEIGKAFEHSAPMGKLSLIEKSGTMESGPITLKVNGEIKQQGDLNMMIWKIPEMISHLSKYYTLQAGDLIMTGTPAGVGPVQKGDYLEGSIGKLSNLAVKVV; from the coding sequence ATGAATAGTTTAATTGTACCTGAGCCAAAATTAACTTTAATTCCTATTAAAGATTCTTCTCAACAATTTCCTGTTAGAAGAATTTATTGCATTGGAAGAAATTATGCAGATCATGCAATTGAAATGGGCTTTGATCCCAACAAAGAAGATCCCTTCTTTTTTCAAAAAAATGGAGATAACATAGACACTTCAGGTAATTTTCCATATCCTCCAGAAACTTTAGATGTTCATTATGAGATAGAATTGGTGGTTGCGCTTAAGAGTGGTGGATCTAATATTTCTTTATCAGAATCCTATAAGCATGTATTAGGATTTGGAGTTGGTTTGGATATGACCAGAAGAGATTTGCAAGGACAGGCAAAAAAAACAGGAAGACCCTGGGAAATTGGAAAGGCATTTGAGCATTCTGCCCCTATGGGAAAATTAAGTCTTATAGAAAAATCTGGAACTATGGAAAGCGGACCCATTACTTTAAAAGTAAATGGTGAAATTAAACAGCAAGGTGATCTCAATATGATGATTTGGAAAATACCTGAAATGATTTCACATTTATCTAAATATTACACATTACAAGCTGGAGATTTAATTATGACAGGAACTCCTGCTGGTGTTGGACCTGTCCAAAAAGGAGATTATTTAGAAGGTTCAATTGGCAAACTAAGTAATTTAGCTGTTAAAGTCGTTTAA
- a CDS encoding sulfite exporter TauE/SafE family protein: MFTVLSPSELTSLIIVLAVAASVSGFIAGLLGVGGGIIMVPALYYAFTVMDFDVATRMHLSLGTSLAIIIPTSIMSAKTHMKFNAVDFRLIKSFGIFIVLGVILGTVLASNLKTPPLILFFSVFAFLVGLFFIFFREKVGANPKPISQTFKAVIGMGLGFFAVPLGIGGGSLGVPAMRLFGYPIKIAIGTSAAIGFLISIFGASSMSFSGYFFDVVNTPLSLGYVNLPGFLVFVPVTMFMAPIGARLAHRIEKTLLSKVFGVFLLIIAIRSFYEYLQL; the protein is encoded by the coding sequence ATGTTTACTGTTTTAAGCCCATCCGAATTAACCTCATTAATAATTGTCTTGGCAGTGGCAGCATCTGTCTCAGGATTTATTGCTGGTTTGTTAGGAGTAGGAGGAGGCATTATAATGGTCCCAGCATTATATTATGCTTTCACAGTTATGGACTTTGATGTTGCAACTAGAATGCACTTATCTTTAGGAACATCACTGGCAATCATTATACCGACCTCGATCATGTCTGCTAAGACCCATATGAAATTTAATGCTGTTGATTTTAGATTAATAAAATCTTTCGGAATTTTTATTGTCTTAGGTGTAATACTCGGAACAGTGTTGGCTTCTAATTTAAAAACACCTCCTCTAATATTATTCTTTTCTGTCTTTGCTTTTTTAGTAGGATTATTTTTTATTTTTTTTCGAGAAAAAGTTGGAGCAAATCCGAAACCAATATCACAAACGTTTAAAGCTGTAATTGGAATGGGTTTAGGTTTTTTTGCTGTTCCTCTCGGCATTGGAGGCGGCTCACTAGGTGTTCCAGCAATGAGATTATTTGGCTATCCTATTAAAATTGCCATAGGAACGTCAGCGGCAATAGGATTCCTAATTTCTATTTTTGGAGCTAGCAGCATGTCTTTTAGCGGATACTTTTTTGATGTAGTGAATACTCCACTGAGTTTAGGTTATGTAAATTTACCAGGTTTTTTAGTATTTGTTCCTGTGACTATGTTTATGGCTCCAATTGGAGCAAGATTAGCACATCGGATTGAAAAAACATTGCTTAGCAAAGTATTTGGTGTGTTTCTTTTAATTATTGCTATCCGTTCTTTCTATGAATACCTTCAGCTTTAA
- a CDS encoding LysE family translocator, with translation MNTFSFNITLYPLYIPLILLLFVGNFTPGPNNIIASYSGFHFGFKKTIPHILGVTFGWPSLILAVNFGLVIIFIEFPIVQRTVEILGSLFLIYLAYTLIKVKSIEEKEVQKPMTFLASYFFQFINPKGVVTAIIVVSQFIDTGENFIQDTIVVFTLTLTSAFLSISTWAIFGKYLRSLLSSKLSISLFNYSMASLLVLIVVLFWIK, from the coding sequence ATGAATACCTTCAGCTTTAATATCACTTTGTACCCGCTCTATATTCCTTTAATTCTTTTGTTGTTTGTAGGTAATTTTACCCCAGGACCTAATAACATTATCGCTTCTTACTCTGGATTTCATTTTGGTTTTAAAAAAACGATTCCTCATATTTTAGGTGTCACCTTTGGTTGGCCGTCTTTAATTTTAGCTGTTAATTTTGGTTTAGTAATTATTTTTATAGAGTTTCCTATAGTTCAAAGAACAGTTGAAATATTAGGATCACTATTTCTTATTTATTTAGCCTACACATTAATTAAGGTTAAATCGATAGAAGAAAAAGAGGTACAAAAACCAATGACGTTTTTAGCTTCTTATTTTTTTCAATTTATCAATCCAAAAGGAGTAGTCACAGCTATCATTGTTGTTTCGCAATTCATTGATACTGGTGAGAATTTCATTCAAGATACGATTGTAGTGTTTACTCTTACCCTAACATCTGCCTTTCTTTCTATTTCTACCTGGGCTATTTTTGGAAAATATCTAAGATCTTTACTTAGTAGTAAGCTGTCTATTTCTCTTTTTAATTATTCTATGGCCAGTTTGTTAGTCCTTATTGTTGTTTTATTTTGGATAAAGTAA
- a CDS encoding acetyl-CoA C-acetyltransferase, with protein sequence MKNTNIVITSAFRTAIGSFGGALAHQAASHLGSLVIKRCLEHSELKSDEVDMVYMGQVLTTGAGQNPARQAAIHAGISKEKTATTINQVCGSGLASVALAYNSIKCEDGTIMIAGGQESMSNSPHYIHVRDGIKMGDGKIKDSMVMDGLWDIYNQYHMGITAENVSEQFNISRKQQDEFAALSQKKTHNAIVARKFKDEIVPVILKVKKQETVFEQDEHPKIGSTVEKLGTLRPAFKENGSVTAGNASGLNDGAAAVVLMTEETAKKKNLKPLARIVSWAQCGVDPSIMGTGPIPASNLALKKAGWSKDDLDLIETNEAFAAQAIAVNNELGFDLEKVNVNGGAIALGHPIGASGARILVTLIHEMQKRKAKKGLATLCIGGGMGIAMCIENNFSD encoded by the coding sequence ATGAAAAATACAAACATAGTAATAACAAGTGCTTTTAGAACAGCCATTGGATCTTTTGGTGGAGCACTTGCACACCAGGCAGCCTCACACTTGGGCTCCTTAGTTATCAAGAGGTGTCTAGAGCATTCTGAGCTTAAGTCTGACGAAGTTGATATGGTTTATATGGGGCAGGTTCTTACCACAGGGGCAGGTCAAAACCCAGCAAGGCAGGCAGCTATACATGCGGGTATATCAAAAGAAAAAACAGCAACTACAATTAACCAAGTCTGCGGATCGGGTCTAGCTTCTGTAGCTTTAGCCTATAATTCAATTAAATGTGAAGATGGAACTATTATGATTGCGGGTGGACAAGAAAGCATGTCCAACTCCCCTCATTATATACATGTACGTGACGGAATTAAAATGGGAGATGGAAAAATAAAAGATTCTATGGTCATGGATGGATTATGGGACATTTATAATCAGTATCACATGGGCATTACAGCTGAAAATGTTTCTGAACAATTTAATATTTCAAGAAAGCAGCAAGATGAATTTGCAGCTTTGTCGCAAAAAAAAACTCATAACGCAATTGTTGCTAGAAAGTTTAAAGATGAAATTGTTCCAGTAATACTCAAAGTTAAAAAACAAGAAACTGTTTTTGAACAAGACGAACATCCAAAGATAGGATCTACAGTTGAAAAGCTTGGAACTTTAAGACCAGCCTTTAAAGAAAACGGTTCAGTTACCGCTGGTAATGCGTCTGGTTTGAATGATGGTGCAGCAGCAGTAGTATTAATGACAGAAGAAACTGCTAAGAAAAAAAATCTAAAACCCCTGGCTCGAATAGTTTCGTGGGCTCAATGTGGAGTAGATCCTTCTATAATGGGAACAGGACCTATTCCCGCTTCTAATTTGGCTTTAAAAAAAGCAGGATGGAGTAAAGACGATTTAGACTTAATTGAAACTAACGAGGCTTTTGCAGCACAAGCTATTGCAGTAAATAACGAATTGGGTTTTGATCTTGAGAAAGTTAATGTTAACGGAGGAGCGATTGCATTAGGCCATCCTATCGGGGCTTCTGGAGCAAGAATTTTAGTTACCCTAATTCACGAAATGCAAAAAAGAAAAGCTAAAAAAGGATTAGCAACCTTATGCATTGGTGGTGGTATGGGTATTGCCATGTGTATTGAAAATAATTTTTCTGATTAA